The Meriones unguiculatus strain TT.TT164.6M chromosome 1, Bangor_MerUng_6.1, whole genome shotgun sequence genome has a segment encoding these proteins:
- the Snx19 gene encoding sorting nexin-19 isoform X3: MKAETVCPSQENTPEPSCVYSNLWSSRKLVVMGALLGWLLVIHLLVNIWLLILLCASLVVLGGWLGASAIVGASGQLHLERFIKITTSPPCPEAERQLEQEINRTIQMIIRDFVVSWYRSVSQEPAFEAEMEAAMKGLVQELRRRMSIVDNHALTQRVLTLCGCHLQSYIQAKEATAREQSCPVQPSQLWDAYFQDTTPHPATNSPTNEIAYARGIVNLLLQGLVPKPHMETRTGRHVVVELITCNVILPLISKLSDPDWIHLILVSIFSKYRHDVGQGAKPPCSASVLEQPSVPTSLPLTVEVESLPTGKMLSPVAAPVHLTCSEPVPSPEVEEGHEAVEGYLDGMLEERKVGNNSSHFLQPDIRGPLFLCEDSELESPLSELGKETIMLMTPGNFLSDRIQDALCALEDSQALEPKDGEGSESMEGAEAEEAPGTETETGLLVSMLNCPEIQIDTADKEVEQGDVTSLTVLLEEPEKTCPLRPSCLEKDVTSGVSSLDPTLTSVPLPSSPSGPLSSATFSFEPLSSPDGPVVIQNLRITGTITAREHSGTGFHPYTLYTVKYETALNGENSSGLQQLAYHTVNRRYREFLNLQTRLEEKPDLRKFIKNVKGPKKLFPDLPFGNMDSDRVEARKSLLESFLKQLCAIPEIANSEEVQEFLALNTDARIAFVKKPFMVSRIDKMVVSAIVDTLKTAFPRSEPQSPTEELSEAENESKPQTEGKKASKSRLRFSSSKIAPALNIAEAQDRIVYCLQEGNVGSEILSMSGIESFIEKQTKLLEMQPAEIPDKDPQQVPNECVDSGLLDEAVVAQEFIKADPGTEIELADTAFDLILLLLMEQWKWLCTENMQKFLRLAFGTLVQRPLSCV, encoded by the exons ATGAAGGCAGAAACAGTGTGCCCGAGCCAAGAGAATACCCCTGAGCCCAGCTGTGTCTACAGTAATCTGTGGAGTAGCCGGAAGCTGGTGGTTATGGGGGCATTGCTAGGCTGGCTACTGGTCATCCACCTTCTGGTCAACATTTGGCTTCTGATCCTTCTGTGTGCATCGTTGGTGGTGCTGGGAGGATGGCTGGGTGCCAGTGCCATTGTAGGAGCTTCAGGTCAATTGCACCTGGAACGATTCATCAAGATCACCACCTCTCCTCCATGTCCCGAGGCAGAAAGGCAGCTGGAACAGGAGATTAATCGCACCATCCAGATGATCATCAGAGATTTTGTCGTATCTTGGTATCGCTCAGTGAGCCAGGAGCCAGCATTCGAGGCAGAGATGGAGGCAGCCATGAAAGGATTGGTTCAGGAACTTCGAAGGCGGATGAGCATAGTGGACAACCACGCTCTTACTCAGAGGGTACTGACTCTCTGTGGATGTCACCTGCAGAGCTATATTCAGGCAAAGGAGGCTACTGCAAGGGAGCAGAGCTGTCCTGTTCAGCCCTCCCAGCTGTGGGATGCTTACTTCCAGGATACTACTCCCCATCCTGCCACAAACAGTCCCACCAATGAGATCGCTTACGCACGTGGTATTGTGAATTTGTTACTTCAAGGGTTAGTGCCCAAGCCCCACATGGAGACTAGGACTGGACGCCACGTAGTGGTCGAACTCATCACTTGTAATGTAATCTTACCACTGATCAGCAAGCTCTCAGATCCTGACTGGATCCACCTTATACTTGTGAGTATCTTTTCCAAGTATAGACATGATGTGGGGCAAGGCGCTAAACCCCCCTGCTCAGCCAGTGTCCTAGAGCAGCCCTCAGTGCCCACATCTCTGCCACTGACTGTTGAAGTTGAGAGTCTGCCCACAGGAAAAATGCTTTCTCCAGTAGCAGCCCCAGTACACTTAACCTGCAGTGAACCGGTCCCCTCCCCAGAGGTTGAAGAAGGCCACGAAGCTGTAGAGGGATATTTGGATGGGATGcttgaagaaagaaaagtaggAAATAATTCCTCCCATTTTCTACAGCCAGATATCCGAGGCCCCTTGTTCTTATGTGAAGACTCAGAACTGGAGTCACCACTGTCTGAACTGGGCAAAGAAACCATCATGCTAATGACTCCAGGCAACTTCCTGTCTGACAGGATTCAAGATGCTCTGTGTGCCCTAGAGGATTCCCAGGCTCTGGAGCCCAAGGATGGTGAGGGATCTGAAAGCATGGAAGGAGCAGAAGCTGAGGAGGCTCCAggaacagaaacagagacaggccTGCTGGTCTCCATGCTCAACTGTCCAGAGATCCAGATTGACACAGCTGACAAGGAGGTAGAACAAGGAGATGTCACCTCTCTTACAGTTTTGCTAGAGGAACCAGAAAAGACCTGCCCCCTACGACCTTCATGCTTAGAAAAGGACGTCACCAGTGGTGTGAGCTCCCTTGATCCTACTCTGACATCAGTGCCACTTCCCTCCTCTCCATCTGGTCCTCTCAGCTCAGCCACCTTCAGCTTTGAGCCCCTGAGCAGTCCAGATGGCCCAGTTGTCATCCAGAACCTGCGAATCACTGGCACCATCACTGCCCGAGAGCACAGTGGTACTGGATTCCACCCATACACGCTGTACACTGTGAAG TATGAGACAGCCCTTAACGGTGAGAACAGCAGCGGCCTACAGCAGTTGGCCTACCACACTGTGAACCGCCGATACCGGGAATTCTTGAACCTGCAGACCCGCCTGGAGGAGAAGCCGGATCTACGAAAGTTTATCAAAA atGTGAAGGGTCCGAAAAAGCTCTTTCCAGATCTTCCATTTGGAAACATGGATAGTGACAGAGTAGAAGCCCGAAAGAGCCTCCTGGAGTCATTCCTGAAG CAACTCTGTGCCATTCCTGAGATTGCCAACAGTGAGGAGGTGCAGGAGTTCCTTGCTCTGAACACAGATGCTCGAATTGCTTTTGTCAAGAAGCCATTCATGGTCTCTAGAATAGACAAG ATGGTGGTGAGTGCTATCGTGGACACCTTGAAGACAGCATTTCCTCGCTCTGAACCCCAGAGCCCCACGGAGGAGCTGAGTGAAGCTGAGAATGAAAGCAAGCCCCAGACAGAAGGCAAGAAGGCTAGCAA GTCCAGACTGAGGTTTTCATCCAGTAAAATTGCTCCTGCGCTGAATATAGCTGAGGCACAAGACAGGATTGTCTACTGCCTCCAGGAAGGCAATGTG GGGTCAGAGATACTGTCCATGTCTGGCATAGAATCTTTCATTGAAAAGCAGACAAAGTTACTGGAAATGCAGCCAGCAGAAATCCCAGATAAAGATCCCCAACAAGTCCCCAACGAATGTGTAGATAGTGGTTTGCTGGATGAAGCTGTGGTAGCCCAAGAGTTCATCAAGGCTGACCCAG GAACAGAGATAGAGTTAGCTGACACGGCCTTCGACCTCATCCTCCTGCTGTTAATGGAGCAGTGGAAATGGCTGTGTACTGAAAACATGCAGAAGTTTCTCCGCCTTGCTTTTGGAACTCTAGTGCAGAG
- the Snx19 gene encoding sorting nexin-19 isoform X4, whose amino-acid sequence MKAETVCPSQENTPEPSCVYSNLWSSRKLVVMGALLGWLLVIHLLVNIWLLILLCASLVVLGGWLGASAIVGASGQLHLERFIKITTSPPCPEAERQLEQEINRTIQMIIRDFVVSWYRSVSQEPAFEAEMEAAMKGLVQELRRRMSIVDNHALTQRVLTLCGCHLQSYIQAKEATAREQSCPVQPSQLWDAYFQDTTPHPATNSPTNEIAYARGIVNLLLQGLVPKPHMETRTGRHVVVELITCNVILPLISKLSDPDWIHLILVSIFSKYRHDVGQGAKPPCSASVLEQPSVPTSLPLTVEVESLPTGKMLSPVAAPVHLTCSEPVPSPEVEEGHEAVEGYLDGMLEERKVGNNSSHFLQPDIRGPLFLCEDSELESPLSELGKETIMLMTPGNFLSDRIQDALCALEDSQALEPKDGEGSESMEGAEAEEAPGTETETGLLVSMLNCPEIQIDTADKEVEQGDVTSLTVLLEEPEKTCPLRPSCLEKDVTSGVSSLDPTLTSVPLPSSPSGPLSSATFSFEPLSSPDGPVVIQNLRITGTITAREHSGTGFHPYTLYTVKYETALNGENSSGLQQLAYHTVNRRYREFLNLQTRLEEKPDLRKFIKNVKGPKKLFPDLPFGNMDSDRVEARKSLLESFLKQLCAIPEIANSEEVQEFLALNTDARIAFVKKPFMVSRIDKMVVSAIVDTLKTAFPRSEPQSPTEELSEAENESKPQTEGKKASKSRLRFSSSKIAPALNIAEAQDRIVYCLQEGNVGSEILSMSGIESFIEKQTKLLEMQPAEIPDKDPQQVPNECVDSGLLDEAVVAQEFIKADPAPLSSGAICQENQQKRRQPAAVSCL is encoded by the exons ATGAAGGCAGAAACAGTGTGCCCGAGCCAAGAGAATACCCCTGAGCCCAGCTGTGTCTACAGTAATCTGTGGAGTAGCCGGAAGCTGGTGGTTATGGGGGCATTGCTAGGCTGGCTACTGGTCATCCACCTTCTGGTCAACATTTGGCTTCTGATCCTTCTGTGTGCATCGTTGGTGGTGCTGGGAGGATGGCTGGGTGCCAGTGCCATTGTAGGAGCTTCAGGTCAATTGCACCTGGAACGATTCATCAAGATCACCACCTCTCCTCCATGTCCCGAGGCAGAAAGGCAGCTGGAACAGGAGATTAATCGCACCATCCAGATGATCATCAGAGATTTTGTCGTATCTTGGTATCGCTCAGTGAGCCAGGAGCCAGCATTCGAGGCAGAGATGGAGGCAGCCATGAAAGGATTGGTTCAGGAACTTCGAAGGCGGATGAGCATAGTGGACAACCACGCTCTTACTCAGAGGGTACTGACTCTCTGTGGATGTCACCTGCAGAGCTATATTCAGGCAAAGGAGGCTACTGCAAGGGAGCAGAGCTGTCCTGTTCAGCCCTCCCAGCTGTGGGATGCTTACTTCCAGGATACTACTCCCCATCCTGCCACAAACAGTCCCACCAATGAGATCGCTTACGCACGTGGTATTGTGAATTTGTTACTTCAAGGGTTAGTGCCCAAGCCCCACATGGAGACTAGGACTGGACGCCACGTAGTGGTCGAACTCATCACTTGTAATGTAATCTTACCACTGATCAGCAAGCTCTCAGATCCTGACTGGATCCACCTTATACTTGTGAGTATCTTTTCCAAGTATAGACATGATGTGGGGCAAGGCGCTAAACCCCCCTGCTCAGCCAGTGTCCTAGAGCAGCCCTCAGTGCCCACATCTCTGCCACTGACTGTTGAAGTTGAGAGTCTGCCCACAGGAAAAATGCTTTCTCCAGTAGCAGCCCCAGTACACTTAACCTGCAGTGAACCGGTCCCCTCCCCAGAGGTTGAAGAAGGCCACGAAGCTGTAGAGGGATATTTGGATGGGATGcttgaagaaagaaaagtaggAAATAATTCCTCCCATTTTCTACAGCCAGATATCCGAGGCCCCTTGTTCTTATGTGAAGACTCAGAACTGGAGTCACCACTGTCTGAACTGGGCAAAGAAACCATCATGCTAATGACTCCAGGCAACTTCCTGTCTGACAGGATTCAAGATGCTCTGTGTGCCCTAGAGGATTCCCAGGCTCTGGAGCCCAAGGATGGTGAGGGATCTGAAAGCATGGAAGGAGCAGAAGCTGAGGAGGCTCCAggaacagaaacagagacaggccTGCTGGTCTCCATGCTCAACTGTCCAGAGATCCAGATTGACACAGCTGACAAGGAGGTAGAACAAGGAGATGTCACCTCTCTTACAGTTTTGCTAGAGGAACCAGAAAAGACCTGCCCCCTACGACCTTCATGCTTAGAAAAGGACGTCACCAGTGGTGTGAGCTCCCTTGATCCTACTCTGACATCAGTGCCACTTCCCTCCTCTCCATCTGGTCCTCTCAGCTCAGCCACCTTCAGCTTTGAGCCCCTGAGCAGTCCAGATGGCCCAGTTGTCATCCAGAACCTGCGAATCACTGGCACCATCACTGCCCGAGAGCACAGTGGTACTGGATTCCACCCATACACGCTGTACACTGTGAAG TATGAGACAGCCCTTAACGGTGAGAACAGCAGCGGCCTACAGCAGTTGGCCTACCACACTGTGAACCGCCGATACCGGGAATTCTTGAACCTGCAGACCCGCCTGGAGGAGAAGCCGGATCTACGAAAGTTTATCAAAA atGTGAAGGGTCCGAAAAAGCTCTTTCCAGATCTTCCATTTGGAAACATGGATAGTGACAGAGTAGAAGCCCGAAAGAGCCTCCTGGAGTCATTCCTGAAG CAACTCTGTGCCATTCCTGAGATTGCCAACAGTGAGGAGGTGCAGGAGTTCCTTGCTCTGAACACAGATGCTCGAATTGCTTTTGTCAAGAAGCCATTCATGGTCTCTAGAATAGACAAG ATGGTGGTGAGTGCTATCGTGGACACCTTGAAGACAGCATTTCCTCGCTCTGAACCCCAGAGCCCCACGGAGGAGCTGAGTGAAGCTGAGAATGAAAGCAAGCCCCAGACAGAAGGCAAGAAGGCTAGCAA GTCCAGACTGAGGTTTTCATCCAGTAAAATTGCTCCTGCGCTGAATATAGCTGAGGCACAAGACAGGATTGTCTACTGCCTCCAGGAAGGCAATGTG GGGTCAGAGATACTGTCCATGTCTGGCATAGAATCTTTCATTGAAAAGCAGACAAAGTTACTGGAAATGCAGCCAGCAGAAATCCCAGATAAAGATCCCCAACAAGTCCCCAACGAATGTGTAGATAGTGGTTTGCTGGATGAAGCTGTGGTAGCCCAAGAGTTCATCAAGGCTGACCCAG
- the Snx19 gene encoding sorting nexin-19 isoform X2 — protein MKAETVCPSQENTPEPSCVYSNLWSSRKLVVMGALLGWLLVIHLLVNIWLLILLCASLVVLGGWLGASAIVGASGQLHLERFIKITTSPPCPEAERQLEQEINRTIQMIIRDFVVSWYRSVSQEPAFEAEMEAAMKGLVQELRRRMSIVDNHALTQRVLTLCGCHLQSYIQAKEATAREQSCPVQPSQLWDAYFQDTTPHPATNSPTNEIAYARGIVNLLLQGLVPKPHMETRTGRHVVVELITCNVILPLISKLSDPDWIHLILVSIFSKYRHDVGQGAKPPCSASVLEQPSVPTSLPLTVEVESLPTGKMLSPVAAPVHLTCSEPVPSPEVEEGHEAVEGYLDGMLEERKVGNNSSHFLQPDIRGPLFLCEDSELESPLSELGKETIMLMTPGNFLSDRIQDALCALEDSQALEPKDGEGSESMEGAEAEEAPGTETETGLLVSMLNCPEIQIDTADKEVEQGDVTSLTVLLEEPEKTCPLRPSCLEKDVTSGVSSLDPTLTSVPLPSSPSGPLSSATFSFEPLSSPDGPVVIQNLRITGTITAREHSGTGFHPYTLYTVKYETALNGENSSGLQQLAYHTVNRRYREFLNLQTRLEEKPDLRKFIKNVKGPKKLFPDLPFGNMDSDRVEARKSLLESFLKQLCAIPEIANSEEVQEFLALNTDARIAFVKKPFMVSRIDKMVVSAIVDTLKTAFPRSEPQSPTEELSEAENESKPQTEGKKASKSRLRFSSSKIAPALNIAEAQDRIVYCLQEGNVGSEILSMSGIESFIEKQTKLLEMQPAEIPDKDPQQVPNECVDSGLLDEAVVAQEFIKADPGTEIELADTAFDLILLLLMEQWKWLCTENMQKFLRLAFGTLVQSPSVLGSYLPRKPAKAKAAGSCLLSLRFIVCRKKPWLSH, from the exons ATGAAGGCAGAAACAGTGTGCCCGAGCCAAGAGAATACCCCTGAGCCCAGCTGTGTCTACAGTAATCTGTGGAGTAGCCGGAAGCTGGTGGTTATGGGGGCATTGCTAGGCTGGCTACTGGTCATCCACCTTCTGGTCAACATTTGGCTTCTGATCCTTCTGTGTGCATCGTTGGTGGTGCTGGGAGGATGGCTGGGTGCCAGTGCCATTGTAGGAGCTTCAGGTCAATTGCACCTGGAACGATTCATCAAGATCACCACCTCTCCTCCATGTCCCGAGGCAGAAAGGCAGCTGGAACAGGAGATTAATCGCACCATCCAGATGATCATCAGAGATTTTGTCGTATCTTGGTATCGCTCAGTGAGCCAGGAGCCAGCATTCGAGGCAGAGATGGAGGCAGCCATGAAAGGATTGGTTCAGGAACTTCGAAGGCGGATGAGCATAGTGGACAACCACGCTCTTACTCAGAGGGTACTGACTCTCTGTGGATGTCACCTGCAGAGCTATATTCAGGCAAAGGAGGCTACTGCAAGGGAGCAGAGCTGTCCTGTTCAGCCCTCCCAGCTGTGGGATGCTTACTTCCAGGATACTACTCCCCATCCTGCCACAAACAGTCCCACCAATGAGATCGCTTACGCACGTGGTATTGTGAATTTGTTACTTCAAGGGTTAGTGCCCAAGCCCCACATGGAGACTAGGACTGGACGCCACGTAGTGGTCGAACTCATCACTTGTAATGTAATCTTACCACTGATCAGCAAGCTCTCAGATCCTGACTGGATCCACCTTATACTTGTGAGTATCTTTTCCAAGTATAGACATGATGTGGGGCAAGGCGCTAAACCCCCCTGCTCAGCCAGTGTCCTAGAGCAGCCCTCAGTGCCCACATCTCTGCCACTGACTGTTGAAGTTGAGAGTCTGCCCACAGGAAAAATGCTTTCTCCAGTAGCAGCCCCAGTACACTTAACCTGCAGTGAACCGGTCCCCTCCCCAGAGGTTGAAGAAGGCCACGAAGCTGTAGAGGGATATTTGGATGGGATGcttgaagaaagaaaagtaggAAATAATTCCTCCCATTTTCTACAGCCAGATATCCGAGGCCCCTTGTTCTTATGTGAAGACTCAGAACTGGAGTCACCACTGTCTGAACTGGGCAAAGAAACCATCATGCTAATGACTCCAGGCAACTTCCTGTCTGACAGGATTCAAGATGCTCTGTGTGCCCTAGAGGATTCCCAGGCTCTGGAGCCCAAGGATGGTGAGGGATCTGAAAGCATGGAAGGAGCAGAAGCTGAGGAGGCTCCAggaacagaaacagagacaggccTGCTGGTCTCCATGCTCAACTGTCCAGAGATCCAGATTGACACAGCTGACAAGGAGGTAGAACAAGGAGATGTCACCTCTCTTACAGTTTTGCTAGAGGAACCAGAAAAGACCTGCCCCCTACGACCTTCATGCTTAGAAAAGGACGTCACCAGTGGTGTGAGCTCCCTTGATCCTACTCTGACATCAGTGCCACTTCCCTCCTCTCCATCTGGTCCTCTCAGCTCAGCCACCTTCAGCTTTGAGCCCCTGAGCAGTCCAGATGGCCCAGTTGTCATCCAGAACCTGCGAATCACTGGCACCATCACTGCCCGAGAGCACAGTGGTACTGGATTCCACCCATACACGCTGTACACTGTGAAG TATGAGACAGCCCTTAACGGTGAGAACAGCAGCGGCCTACAGCAGTTGGCCTACCACACTGTGAACCGCCGATACCGGGAATTCTTGAACCTGCAGACCCGCCTGGAGGAGAAGCCGGATCTACGAAAGTTTATCAAAA atGTGAAGGGTCCGAAAAAGCTCTTTCCAGATCTTCCATTTGGAAACATGGATAGTGACAGAGTAGAAGCCCGAAAGAGCCTCCTGGAGTCATTCCTGAAG CAACTCTGTGCCATTCCTGAGATTGCCAACAGTGAGGAGGTGCAGGAGTTCCTTGCTCTGAACACAGATGCTCGAATTGCTTTTGTCAAGAAGCCATTCATGGTCTCTAGAATAGACAAG ATGGTGGTGAGTGCTATCGTGGACACCTTGAAGACAGCATTTCCTCGCTCTGAACCCCAGAGCCCCACGGAGGAGCTGAGTGAAGCTGAGAATGAAAGCAAGCCCCAGACAGAAGGCAAGAAGGCTAGCAA GTCCAGACTGAGGTTTTCATCCAGTAAAATTGCTCCTGCGCTGAATATAGCTGAGGCACAAGACAGGATTGTCTACTGCCTCCAGGAAGGCAATGTG GGGTCAGAGATACTGTCCATGTCTGGCATAGAATCTTTCATTGAAAAGCAGACAAAGTTACTGGAAATGCAGCCAGCAGAAATCCCAGATAAAGATCCCCAACAAGTCCCCAACGAATGTGTAGATAGTGGTTTGCTGGATGAAGCTGTGGTAGCCCAAGAGTTCATCAAGGCTGACCCAG GAACAGAGATAGAGTTAGCTGACACGGCCTTCGACCTCATCCTCCTGCTGTTAATGGAGCAGTGGAAATGGCTGTGTACTGAAAACATGCAGAAGTTTCTCCGCCTTGCTTTTGGAACTCTAGTGCAGAG